One Bacillota bacterium genomic region harbors:
- a CDS encoding amino acid ABC transporter permease produces MGALLDAQSWRTLLENWPIFAAGLLQTVVASVLSMLLAAAIGLVMGAFALAPVRLLRWVNRVYVEFFRNTPLLVQVFFLYYGLPQVHVVIPTLWVGVLGLSIYTGAYIAEVLRAGFQAVPRGQMEAGLASGLTYSQVVRRIILPQALRFTLPPLTNQFVNLVKNSQVLALIAGFDLMYQTDSWSSQTALYVQAYIAAAVLYLALTLPLATWARRMERRMNRQLQRRADAGVTEVA; encoded by the coding sequence CGGCGGGCCTCCTCCAGACCGTTGTGGCCTCGGTCCTCTCCATGCTCCTCGCCGCGGCCATCGGCCTGGTGATGGGGGCCTTCGCGCTGGCGCCGGTCCGGCTCCTCCGCTGGGTCAACCGGGTCTACGTGGAGTTCTTCCGGAACACGCCGCTCCTGGTGCAGGTCTTCTTCCTCTATTACGGCCTGCCGCAGGTGCACGTGGTCATCCCCACGCTCTGGGTGGGCGTGCTGGGGCTGAGCATCTACACGGGAGCTTACATCGCCGAGGTGCTCCGGGCCGGCTTCCAGGCCGTCCCCCGCGGCCAGATGGAGGCCGGCCTGGCCTCGGGGCTCACCTACAGCCAGGTGGTGCGGCGGATCATCCTGCCGCAGGCGCTCCGCTTCACCCTGCCGCCGCTCACCAACCAGTTCGTCAACCTGGTGAAGAACTCGCAGGTGCTGGCGCTCATCGCCGGCTTCGACCTGATGTACCAGACCGACTCCTGGTCGTCCCAGACCGCGCTGTACGTCCAGGCCTACATCGCGGCGGCGGTACTCTATCTGGCGCTCACCCTGCCTCTGGCGACCTGGGCGCGCCGGATGGAGCGCCGGATGAATCGGCAGCTGCAGCGGCGGGCGGACGCGGGGGTGACGGAGGTTGCCTGA
- a CDS encoding amino acid ABC transporter permease, whose amino-acid sequence MPESAPFHPWAVLFTPENLRFLAWGFGVTLRIALGAMAISFAAGVVLGTARFAGDRFPESPLARGVAALATVYIEVIRNLPMLLIMLAVRFLTPIPAIWAAITGMSIFTAAIMAEIVRGGLMSVEQGQWEAAASQGLSLWQTLRWIVLPPALRRMVPALVSEFITITKDTTFAWSLGIQELLGSGVILFNRYLNAMQVFALIAVVFFTVDFLMSLAARALERRTGEGLATQ is encoded by the coding sequence TTGCCTGAGAGCGCCCCCTTCCATCCCTGGGCGGTCCTCTTCACCCCCGAGAACCTTCGCTTCCTGGCCTGGGGCTTCGGCGTCACGCTGCGCATCGCGCTGGGGGCCATGGCCATCAGCTTCGCCGCCGGGGTGGTGCTGGGGACCGCGCGCTTCGCCGGCGACCGCTTCCCCGAGAGCCCGCTGGCGCGGGGCGTGGCGGCGCTGGCCACGGTCTACATCGAGGTGATCCGCAACCTGCCCATGCTCCTGATCATGCTGGCGGTCCGCTTCCTGACGCCGATCCCGGCCATCTGGGCGGCGATCACCGGCATGTCCATCTTCACCGCGGCGATCATGGCGGAGATCGTGCGGGGCGGGCTGATGAGCGTGGAGCAGGGGCAGTGGGAGGCGGCGGCCTCCCAGGGGCTCAGCCTCTGGCAGACGCTCCGCTGGATCGTGCTGCCGCCGGCGCTCCGGCGCATGGTGCCGGCACTGGTCAGCGAGTTCATCACCATCACCAAGGACACCACCTTCGCCTGGTCGCTGGGGATCCAGGAGCTGCTCGGTTCCGGCGTCATCCTCTTCAACCGCTACCTGAACGCGATGCAGGTCTTCGCGCTGATCGCGGTCGTCTTCTTCACGGTCGACTTCCTGATGTCGCTGGCGGCGCGGGCGCTGGAGCGGCGGACGGGGGAGGGCCTGGCAACGCAATAG
- a CDS encoding Gmad2 immunoglobulin-like domain-containing protein, protein MAIRHVDEKAYPAYELGEWVRANRERLFWGFFTFGSTRYLMVSRGQSPNPGYGVRVTEIRQLAGDRIRVTVTWSDPEPGKMYAQVISYPFDLVALPAATVYELAFLGPGAPESPGRVEPNIVVTSPQPDANLSGRLHLQGKARAFEGVVHVYLEDGHDVLLEKTLTGAGAPDWMSLDQELPFAAPTNPSGMLMVYTVSPRDGSKQDVVMVPVRFRQ, encoded by the coding sequence TTGGCGATCCGTCATGTGGACGAGAAGGCCTACCCCGCCTACGAGCTGGGTGAATGGGTGCGCGCCAACCGGGAGCGGCTCTTCTGGGGCTTCTTCACCTTCGGGTCGACGCGCTACCTGATGGTCAGCCGCGGCCAGAGCCCCAACCCCGGCTACGGCGTCCGCGTCACCGAGATCCGCCAGCTGGCGGGCGACCGCATCCGCGTGACGGTCACCTGGAGCGATCCGGAGCCGGGCAAGATGTACGCCCAGGTGATCAGCTACCCCTTCGACCTCGTGGCGCTGCCGGCCGCGACCGTATACGAGCTGGCCTTCCTGGGACCGGGCGCGCCCGAGTCGCCCGGCCGCGTGGAGCCCAACATCGTGGTGACGTCGCCTCAGCCCGACGCCAACCTGAGCGGGCGGCTCCACCTGCAGGGGAAGGCCCGCGCCTTCGAGGGCGTGGTCCACGTCTACCTGGAGGACGGCCACGACGTCCTGCTGGAGAAGACGCTCACCGGTGCAGGGGCGCCGGACTGGATGAGCCTTGACCAGGAGCTGCCCTTCGCGGCGCCCACCAACCCCTCCGGTATGCTGATGGTCTACACGGTCAGCCCGCGGGACGGCTCGAAACAGGATGTGGTGATGGTCCCCGTCCGGTTCCGGCAGTGA
- a CDS encoding metallopeptidase family protein has translation MVDFETFCAWVEEIADQLPERLLEELSGGIQIERKARRNPEDPPGVYLLGEYVVEPGLGSFIFLYYGSFRRTLGGEPPETWRKELVTTLLHELEHHVEAQGGVDWLGDEDRRELERLWQEAGGER, from the coding sequence TTGGTCGACTTCGAGACGTTCTGCGCGTGGGTGGAGGAGATCGCCGACCAGCTGCCCGAGCGGCTGCTGGAGGAGCTCTCGGGCGGCATCCAGATCGAGCGGAAGGCGCGCCGCAACCCCGAGGACCCGCCGGGCGTCTACCTTCTCGGCGAGTACGTGGTCGAGCCGGGCCTGGGGAGCTTCATCTTCCTCTATTACGGTTCGTTCCGCCGCACGCTGGGCGGCGAGCCGCCCGAGACCTGGAGGAAGGAGCTGGTCACCACCCTGCTCCACGAGCTGGAGCACCACGTGGAGGCACAGGGCGGCGTCGACTGGCTCGGCGACGAGGACCGCCGGGAGCTGGAGCGCCTCTGGCAGGAAGCCGGCGGCGAGAGGTAG
- a CDS encoding TerC/Alx family metal homeostasis membrane protein, giving the protein MWGAHALELLLFLAFVGFATWLDLFVLHRDDHEIGLPEAAWTSAAWIALALAFSGYIWIRYGPELWMQYLTGYVLEKALSIDNLFVIAVLFGLLGVRGGLQHRALAWGVLGAVVMRGFLIVVGVELVHRFDWLLPLFGLFLLWSAGRMLGGGARRRPLERSPLYRWATERLPIHRGFDGHRLITRQEGRWALTTLGLAILLVEGTDLLFAIDSLPAVMGVSTDPFVVLTSNLFAVLGLRALYFLLAGSLTRFRYLDVGLGLVLAFIGVKMVAAPFGLHVPVAASLAVVLTTVAVAILASLRAPEGQVGS; this is encoded by the coding sequence GTGTGGGGAGCGCACGCTCTCGAACTTCTCCTCTTCCTCGCGTTCGTAGGTTTCGCCACCTGGCTCGACCTCTTCGTCCTGCACCGGGACGACCACGAGATCGGCCTGCCCGAGGCGGCCTGGACCTCGGCCGCCTGGATCGCGCTGGCGCTGGCCTTCTCGGGCTACATCTGGATCCGCTACGGCCCGGAACTCTGGATGCAGTACCTCACCGGCTACGTGCTGGAGAAGGCGCTCAGCATCGACAACCTCTTCGTCATCGCCGTCCTCTTCGGGCTTCTGGGGGTGCGGGGCGGGCTGCAGCATCGCGCCCTGGCCTGGGGCGTGCTGGGAGCCGTGGTGATGCGCGGCTTCCTGATCGTGGTCGGCGTCGAGCTGGTCCATCGCTTCGACTGGCTGCTCCCCCTCTTCGGCCTCTTCCTTCTCTGGAGTGCGGGGCGGATGCTGGGGGGCGGCGCGCGCAGGAGGCCGCTGGAGAGGTCGCCGCTCTACCGCTGGGCGACGGAGCGGCTCCCCATCCACCGGGGCTTCGACGGCCACCGGTTGATCACGCGGCAGGAAGGCCGCTGGGCCCTGACCACCCTGGGTCTGGCCATCCTCCTGGTCGAGGGCACCGACCTGCTCTTCGCCATCGACAGCCTCCCGGCGGTGATGGGGGTGAGCACCGATCCCTTCGTCGTCCTGACGTCCAACCTCTTCGCGGTGCTGGGGTTGCGGGCGCTCTACTTCCTGCTGGCAGGAAGCCTCACCCGCTTCCGCTACCTGGATGTCGGGCTGGGGCTGGTGCTGGCCTTCATCGGTGTCAAGATGGTGGCGGCGCCCTTCGGTCTTCACGTGCCGGTGGCCGCCTCGCTGGCGGTGGTGCTGACCACGGTGGCCGTGGCCATCCTGGCGTCGCTGCGGGCGCCGGAGGGCCAGGTCGGATCCTAG
- a CDS encoding gamma-glutamyltransferase family protein, producing the protein MSLSFDPLTYPYPSRRLLVYARNGMVATSQPLAAQAGLEVLRHGGNAVDAAVATAAALTVLEPTSNGIGSDAFALVWSEGRLHGLNASGPAPALASAEELLRRGYREVPLQGWAAVTVPGAPAAWAELQRRFGRRPLAELLEPAARYAEEGYPLSPVLGAAWAAAVERYRSLAREEPELYRPWLETFAPEGVAPAIGGLWRSPAHARTLRTIGASGADAFYRGELAEAMDAFARRTGGWLRAGDLAVFRPEWVEPLSVRYRGVDVWELPPNGQGLVALMALQLLESFDPPSSRGWEAEAERIHRAVEAVKLAFEEGFREIADPRAMRLPPAELLAPGRASGRRKRIGARALEPAPGPRPAGGTVYLCTADREGNMVSYIQSNFTGFGSGLVVPGTGIALQNRGACFTLEEGHPNRLEPGKRPFHTIIPGFLTRDGAPLGPFGVMGGLMQPQGHVQLLTGLLDLGLNPQAALDAPRWRWVDGRRVEFEPGMPPHLVEALARRGHQVSWATHSGGFGRGQVILRTADGSLVGASEPRADGQVAAW; encoded by the coding sequence GTGAGCCTCTCGTTCGATCCCCTCACCTATCCCTATCCCTCCCGGCGTCTGCTCGTCTACGCCCGGAACGGGATGGTGGCCACCTCCCAACCGCTGGCAGCCCAGGCGGGGCTGGAAGTCCTCCGCCACGGCGGCAACGCCGTGGACGCCGCGGTGGCCACCGCCGCCGCCCTGACCGTCCTCGAGCCGACCTCCAACGGCATCGGCTCCGACGCCTTCGCCCTGGTCTGGAGCGAGGGCCGGCTCCACGGGCTGAACGCCAGCGGCCCCGCCCCCGCCCTGGCCTCCGCCGAGGAGCTCCTCCGCCGGGGCTACCGGGAGGTCCCGCTCCAGGGCTGGGCGGCGGTCACCGTCCCCGGCGCCCCCGCCGCCTGGGCGGAGCTTCAGCGCCGCTTCGGCCGCCGCCCTCTGGCGGAGCTCCTGGAACCCGCAGCCCGGTACGCCGAGGAGGGCTACCCCCTCTCCCCGGTCCTGGGCGCCGCCTGGGCGGCCGCCGTGGAGCGGTACCGCTCCCTGGCCCGGGAGGAGCCGGAGCTCTACCGCCCCTGGCTCGAGACCTTCGCCCCAGAGGGCGTCGCCCCGGCCATCGGCGGCCTCTGGCGTTCGCCCGCCCACGCGCGGACCCTCCGGACCATCGGCGCGAGCGGCGCCGACGCCTTCTACCGGGGCGAGCTGGCCGAGGCCATGGACGCCTTCGCCCGCCGCACGGGCGGCTGGCTCCGGGCCGGCGACCTGGCCGTCTTCCGGCCCGAATGGGTGGAGCCGCTCTCCGTCCGCTACCGCGGGGTGGACGTCTGGGAGCTCCCCCCCAACGGCCAGGGGCTGGTGGCGCTGATGGCGCTCCAGCTCCTGGAGAGCTTCGATCCCCCTTCCTCCCGCGGCTGGGAGGCCGAGGCGGAGCGGATCCACCGGGCCGTGGAGGCGGTCAAGCTCGCCTTCGAGGAAGGCTTCCGCGAGATCGCCGACCCGCGCGCCATGCGCCTCCCGCCCGCCGAGCTGCTGGCCCCCGGGCGGGCGTCCGGCCGCCGCAAGCGGATCGGCGCCCGGGCCTTGGAACCGGCGCCGGGGCCGCGGCCCGCCGGGGGCACGGTCTACCTCTGCACCGCCGACCGCGAGGGGAACATGGTCTCCTACATCCAGAGCAACTTCACCGGCTTCGGCTCCGGGCTCGTGGTGCCCGGCACCGGCATCGCCCTCCAGAACCGCGGCGCCTGCTTCACCCTGGAGGAAGGTCACCCCAACCGCCTGGAACCGGGGAAACGCCCGTTCCATACCATCATCCCGGGCTTCCTGACGCGCGACGGGGCCCCGCTGGGGCCTTTCGGCGTGATGGGCGGGCTGATGCAGCCGCAGGGACACGTCCAACTCCTGACCGGCCTTCTCGACCTGGGGCTCAACCCGCAGGCGGCGCTGGACGCGCCGCGCTGGCGCTGGGTGGACGGCCGCCGGGTGGAGTTCGAGCCGGGCATGCCGCCCCACCTGGTGGAGGCGCTGGCCCGCCGTGGCCACCAGGTGAGCTGGGCGACGCATTCCGGCGGTTTCGGCCGCGGGCAGGTGATCCTCCGGACGGCGGACGGCTCTCTGGTGGGCGCCAGCGAGCCCCGCGCCGACGGCCAGGTGGCCGCCTGGTGA
- a CDS encoding methyltransferase domain-containing protein, which yields MGGILRALVFPGAQNLPLWRMAEEGRVELRLTASRQEQIERIAAGEVEVIHTAPGNLEQPDARRAGLRAFMGGSAGPLFLVAGPRWPGRRRLAVDDPGSGFAPLAYRWLARAGLPEESRLAVGGTGRRWEALQAGEADLAVLHPPFSEWAEQAGFRLLARLDEGRTLVGASRPDVPEEALRAYVRAYRRALAGLMAEPGEAARLLEERAGVARELAPATAERLLTALAEAGTALEADSPFDRLADRYEAWFERHPRTYAAEKEAVRQLLTPGRWLEVGVGSGRFAAPLGIRDGVEPARAMRRLALARGVRATEGVAEELPYGEASWDGILMVTTVCFVDDLARSLEEARRVLRPGGALVIGLVDRLAPLGRLYERQKEANPFYRSARFYSVAELATALRAAGFALDGFRQTLFRPLEELEAPGSPPEPVEEGHGRGSFVALRAVAGATKEGIG from the coding sequence ATGGGCGGGATCCTCCGCGCCCTGGTCTTCCCGGGTGCCCAGAACCTGCCGCTCTGGCGGATGGCGGAGGAGGGCCGGGTGGAGCTCCGGCTGACGGCCTCGCGCCAGGAGCAGATCGAGCGGATCGCCGCCGGTGAGGTGGAGGTGATCCACACGGCCCCGGGCAACCTGGAGCAGCCCGACGCCCGGCGGGCGGGCCTCCGCGCCTTCATGGGCGGGAGCGCCGGCCCGCTCTTCCTGGTCGCCGGTCCGCGTTGGCCGGGGCGCCGGCGCCTGGCGGTGGACGATCCCGGCTCGGGCTTCGCTCCGCTCGCCTACCGCTGGCTTGCCCGGGCCGGTCTGCCGGAGGAGAGCCGCCTGGCAGTGGGCGGCACCGGCCGGCGGTGGGAGGCGCTCCAGGCGGGGGAGGCGGACCTGGCGGTCCTCCACCCACCCTTCAGCGAGTGGGCCGAGCAGGCGGGCTTCCGCCTCCTGGCCCGGTTGGACGAAGGCCGGACGCTGGTGGGCGCCAGCCGGCCGGACGTGCCCGAGGAGGCCCTCCGCGCCTACGTCCGCGCCTATCGGCGGGCGCTGGCCGGCCTGATGGCCGAGCCGGGCGAGGCGGCGCGGCTCCTGGAGGAGCGGGCGGGGGTGGCGAGGGAGCTTGCGCCGGCCACGGCCGAGAGGCTCCTGACCGCGCTGGCCGAGGCAGGGACCGCCCTCGAGGCCGACTCGCCCTTCGACCGCCTGGCGGACCGGTACGAGGCCTGGTTCGAACGGCATCCCCGCACCTATGCCGCCGAGAAGGAGGCGGTGCGGCAGCTGCTCACGCCCGGCCGCTGGCTCGAGGTGGGCGTGGGCAGCGGGCGCTTCGCCGCGCCGCTCGGGATCCGGGACGGTGTCGAGCCCGCGCGGGCGATGCGGCGGTTGGCGCTGGCCCGCGGGGTGCGCGCGACGGAAGGGGTGGCGGAGGAGCTCCCGTACGGGGAGGCTTCCTGGGACGGGATCCTGATGGTGACCACCGTCTGCTTCGTCGACGACCTGGCGCGGAGCCTGGAGGAGGCGCGCCGGGTGCTCCGTCCGGGCGGGGCGCTGGTGATCGGCCTGGTCGACCGGCTCGCCCCCCTGGGCCGCCTCTACGAGAGGCAGAAGGAAGCCAACCCGTTCTACCGCTCCGCGCGCTTCTACTCGGTGGCGGAGCTGGCGACGGCGCTCCGGGCGGCGGGCTTCGCCCTGGACGGGTTCCGGCAGACGCTCTTCCGACCGCTGGAGGAGCTGGAGGCGCCCGGCAGCCCGCCCGAACCGGTCGAGGAAGGGCACGGGCGGGGCTCCTTCGTGGCGCTCCGCGCCGTCGCCGGAGCGACAAAGGAGGGCATCGGTTGA
- a CDS encoding alpha/beta fold hydrolase: protein MSEREVEKRYVANPRGQTLVLDLYRVEGARAVALLSHGLGSSRRVQRMSRLARELNRRGIDAWVPDYPNHGNEASGGLDGLSFPHWVDDVRLLVEEARARYAQVFLFGHSLGGTVSLAAALEEQGAVAAVAVMSAPSWPLANPEYQARMEDWRARGYLLRFSEEEPRFLIPWRYAQEVLERYPRAAWEERLRRMERPLLVIHGSQDEVIPPAEAEHLAALVPGAELLLFESGHEWRNFSTQKRANRRVADFFAALLRYPAEERAPSPGSPEAPGAEAPRGGAAAAGGPPPERAGAEELPPAAGRRLRLVPGRFALLSLPPDSPVPAWAEEGRAGALGAAIRTREELTLVEPEEALPQGAGAARGWRALAVDGPLDLSEVGILAGLAVPLAEAGVPVFVLSTYQTDLLLVPEEKLAVAREALLRAGHRLAGEP, encoded by the coding sequence TTGAGCGAGAGAGAGGTCGAGAAGCGATACGTGGCCAACCCCCGGGGCCAGACCCTGGTCCTGGACCTCTACCGGGTCGAGGGTGCGCGCGCCGTGGCGCTGCTGAGCCACGGCCTCGGCTCCTCGCGCCGCGTCCAGCGGATGAGCCGGCTGGCCCGGGAGCTGAACCGGCGCGGCATCGACGCCTGGGTGCCCGACTACCCCAACCACGGCAACGAGGCCAGCGGCGGCCTGGACGGGCTCTCCTTCCCGCACTGGGTGGACGACGTGCGCCTGCTGGTCGAGGAGGCGCGGGCGCGGTACGCGCAGGTCTTCCTCTTCGGGCACAGCCTGGGCGGGACGGTCAGCCTGGCGGCCGCCCTGGAGGAGCAGGGAGCGGTGGCGGCGGTGGCGGTCATGTCGGCCCCCTCCTGGCCGCTGGCCAACCCCGAGTATCAGGCGCGGATGGAGGACTGGCGGGCCCGCGGATACCTGCTCCGCTTCAGCGAGGAGGAACCGCGCTTTCTGATCCCCTGGCGGTACGCCCAGGAGGTCCTGGAACGCTACCCGCGCGCCGCCTGGGAAGAGCGCCTCCGCCGGATGGAGCGGCCGCTCCTGGTGATCCACGGGAGCCAGGACGAGGTGATCCCCCCGGCCGAGGCGGAGCACCTGGCGGCCCTGGTCCCGGGGGCGGAGCTGCTCCTCTTCGAGTCGGGCCACGAGTGGCGGAACTTCAGCACCCAGAAGAGGGCCAACCGGAGGGTGGCCGACTTCTTCGCGGCGCTGCTCCGGTACCCGGCGGAGGAGCGCGCCCCGTCGCCGGGCTCGCCGGAGGCGCCGGGGGCGGAGGCTCCCCGGGGCGGGGCGGCGGCAGCCGGCGGCCCGCCCCCGGAACGGGCGGGCGCGGAAGAACTCCCGCCCGCCGCGGGCCGGCGCCTTCGCCTCGTGCCGGGGCGCTTCGCGCTCCTCTCGCTGCCGCCCGACTCGCCCGTCCCCGCCTGGGCGGAGGAGGGGCGGGCCGGCGCACTGGGCGCGGCCATCCGGACGCGCGAGGAGCTCACGCTGGTGGAGCCGGAGGAAGCCCTGCCGCAGGGCGCGGGGGCGGCCCGGGGCTGGCGGGCCCTGGCGGTGGACGGGCCGCTCGACCTCTCCGAGGTCGGGATCCTGGCAGGGCTTGCGGTGCCGCTGGCCGAGGCGGGGGTGCCCGTCTTCGTCCTGTCGACCTACCAGACGGATCTGCTCCTGGTCCCCGAGGAGAAACTGGCGGTGGCCCGCGAGGCGCTCCTCCGCGCGGGCCACCGCCTGGCGGGCGAGCCTTGA
- the aceA gene encoding isocitrate lyase — MEASRVRERVRREAEQLEREWAEDPRWQGIERGYSAYDVVRLRGSVRIEQTLARRTAERLWQLLHEKPFVPALGALTGGQAVQMVKAGLEAIYLSGWQVAADANLAGETYPDQSLYPSNSVPALVRRINRALLRADQIDWLEEREGTDWLAPVVADAEAGFGGPLNVFEIMKEMIEAGAAAVHFEDQLAAEKKCGHMGGKVLVPTSQHIRTLQAARLAADVLGTPTLIVARTDALGANLLTSDIDPRDAAFLTGERTPEGYFRVRNGLEAAIERSLAYAPYADLLWFETAHPDLEEARLFAEAIHRRHPGKLLAYNCSPSFNWRRHLTEGQIARFQEELGEMGYRFQFITLAGFHALNASMFELARGYAERGMSAYVDLQEQEFALEREGYTATRHQREVGAGYFDAVAEVISGGLASTLALRGSTEEEQFEGGPRPQRTAANA, encoded by the coding sequence ATGGAGGCGAGCAGGGTGCGCGAACGCGTCCGCCGTGAGGCGGAGCAGCTGGAGAGGGAGTGGGCCGAGGACCCGCGCTGGCAGGGGATCGAGCGCGGGTACTCGGCCTACGACGTGGTCCGTCTCCGGGGCTCGGTGCGCATCGAGCAGACCTTGGCCCGGAGAACGGCGGAGCGGCTCTGGCAGCTCCTGCATGAAAAGCCCTTCGTCCCCGCCCTGGGGGCGTTGACGGGCGGCCAGGCGGTGCAGATGGTCAAGGCCGGGCTGGAGGCCATCTACCTCAGCGGCTGGCAGGTGGCGGCCGACGCCAACCTGGCCGGCGAGACCTATCCGGACCAGAGCCTCTACCCGTCCAACAGCGTCCCGGCACTGGTGAGGAGGATCAACCGTGCGCTCCTCCGGGCGGACCAGATCGACTGGCTGGAGGAGCGCGAGGGCACCGACTGGCTTGCGCCCGTCGTCGCCGACGCCGAGGCGGGCTTCGGCGGGCCGCTCAACGTCTTCGAGATCATGAAGGAGATGATCGAGGCCGGCGCCGCGGCCGTCCACTTCGAGGACCAGCTGGCCGCGGAGAAGAAGTGCGGGCACATGGGCGGCAAGGTGCTGGTGCCGACCTCCCAGCACATCCGTACGCTCCAGGCGGCGAGGCTGGCGGCCGACGTCCTGGGCACGCCCACGCTGATCGTGGCCCGGACCGACGCCCTGGGTGCCAACCTCCTGACCAGCGACATCGATCCCCGCGACGCCGCCTTCCTCACCGGCGAGCGGACCCCGGAGGGCTACTTCCGGGTGAGGAACGGGCTCGAGGCGGCCATCGAGCGGTCGCTGGCCTACGCCCCCTACGCCGACCTGCTCTGGTTCGAGACGGCGCACCCCGACCTGGAGGAGGCGCGGCTCTTCGCCGAGGCGATCCACCGTCGCCACCCGGGGAAGCTCCTGGCCTACAACTGCTCGCCCAGCTTCAACTGGCGGCGGCACCTGACCGAGGGGCAGATCGCCCGCTTCCAGGAGGAGTTGGGCGAGATGGGGTACCGGTTCCAGTTCATCACCCTGGCAGGTTTCCACGCCCTCAACGCCAGCATGTTCGAGCTGGCCCGGGGCTACGCGGAACGGGGCATGAGCGCCTACGTCGACCTCCAGGAGCAGGAGTTCGCCCTGGAGCGGGAGGGCTACACCGCCACCCGCCACCAGCGGGAGGTGGGCGCCGGCTACTTCGACGCGGTGGCCGAGGTGATCAGCGGCGGCCTCGCCTCCACGCTGGCGCTGCGCGGCTCCACGGAGGAAGAGCAGTTCGAGGGCGGTCCGCGGCCGCAGCGGACGGCGGCGAACGCCTAG
- a CDS encoding histidine kinase — MNPPLLPEAAQRIARIILGLSGADAVAITDDRRILAYEGHGCPHVRAGMPIQTEATRQAIRSGRITRVHDKSELRCPVAGCPCSVQSAVIAPLRLEGRVVGTVKLYRSAHGSPETAGGVDDTRLAAGMSELLSLQVALAEADRQRQLLAQARLEALQAQIRPHFLFNALNTVIAVSREEPDRARELLVELATFLRRAIAVREERVAVSSELRFLEAYLKLEKARFGERLDVRVEVDARARRARIPALTLQPLVENALVHGILPRAGAGRVRVRLRAGAGRLHLLVVDDGAGIPRERLRRVLEPGVGEGSGLGLSNVHARLLHLYGQGAGLRVRSVPGRGTAVRAVLPLEATGEEAVAP, encoded by the coding sequence ATGAACCCGCCCCTGCTCCCGGAGGCTGCCCAGCGCATCGCCCGCATCATCCTCGGCCTCTCCGGGGCCGACGCGGTGGCGATCACCGACGACCGCAGGATCCTGGCCTACGAGGGGCACGGCTGCCCGCACGTGCGCGCCGGCATGCCGATCCAGACCGAGGCGACCCGCCAGGCGATCCGCAGCGGCCGGATCACCCGGGTCCACGACAAGTCCGAGCTCCGCTGCCCCGTGGCCGGCTGCCCCTGCTCCGTCCAGTCGGCGGTGATCGCCCCGCTCCGGCTGGAAGGCCGCGTGGTGGGCACGGTGAAGCTCTACCGGAGCGCCCACGGCTCCCCCGAGACGGCGGGAGGCGTGGACGACACCCGCCTGGCCGCCGGCATGAGCGAGCTGCTCAGCCTCCAGGTGGCGCTGGCGGAGGCGGACCGCCAGCGGCAGCTGCTCGCCCAGGCCCGGCTGGAGGCGCTCCAGGCGCAGATCCGCCCGCACTTTCTCTTCAACGCGCTGAACACGGTGATCGCCGTCAGCCGTGAGGAGCCGGACCGCGCCCGCGAGCTGCTGGTGGAGCTGGCCACCTTCCTCCGCCGGGCGATCGCCGTCCGCGAGGAGCGGGTGGCGGTGAGCAGCGAGCTCCGCTTCCTCGAAGCCTACCTGAAGCTGGAGAAGGCGCGGTTCGGCGAACGCCTGGACGTCCGGGTGGAGGTGGACGCCCGCGCCCGGAGGGCGCGGATCCCGGCGCTCACCCTCCAGCCCCTGGTGGAGAACGCGCTGGTCCACGGCATCCTGCCCCGGGCGGGAGCGGGTCGCGTCCGCGTCCGCCTGCGGGCGGGCGCAGGCCGCCTCCATCTGCTGGTGGTGGACGACGGCGCGGGCATCCCCCGCGAGCGGCTGCGGCGGGTGCTGGAGCCGGGCGTGGGCGAGGGGTCCGGCCTCGGGCTCTCCAACGTCCACGCGCGCCTGCTCCACCTCTACGGGCAGGGCGCGGGCCTCCGCGTCCGCTCGGTGCCCGGCCGGGGCACGGCGGTGCGGGCGGTCCTCCCGCTCGAGGCGACGGGGGAGGAGGCGGTGGCACCCTGA